Proteins co-encoded in one Haladaptatus sp. ZSTT2 genomic window:
- a CDS encoding RAD55 family ATPase — protein sequence METNRNTDTDQVGYELEGVLPEETLRVSPGTNILIAGPPMSGKQDLALSILAQGATDGEGSVIVSTDRSADSINKEFTKRVPNLNHDSFGIVESRESGGSAKDEFVHSVASPGDLTGIGIGISQFMQRFNQSGITQTRLALDSISTLLSYVEVRTVFKFCHVLTARLEAVGYLGVFTLDTGAHDEQAVNTIKQVFDGMIELRESDAGIEMRVVGLGGKRTKWTAYEPNHS from the coding sequence ATGGAGACCAATCGTAACACTGACACTGACCAAGTAGGCTACGAGCTGGAGGGCGTTCTCCCCGAGGAGACACTCCGCGTCTCACCGGGTACGAACATTCTGATAGCCGGTCCGCCGATGAGCGGGAAGCAAGATCTCGCCTTATCTATCCTCGCACAGGGGGCCACAGACGGAGAAGGCAGCGTCATCGTCTCGACAGACCGCAGTGCTGACTCCATCAACAAAGAGTTCACAAAGCGGGTACCGAATCTCAATCACGACTCGTTTGGTATCGTGGAGTCGCGCGAGTCGGGTGGTTCTGCGAAAGACGAGTTCGTCCACTCGGTGGCCTCACCAGGAGACCTGACGGGTATCGGTATCGGCATATCGCAGTTCATGCAGCGATTCAACCAGTCTGGCATCACGCAAACGAGACTCGCCCTCGACTCCATTTCGACGCTCCTGTCCTACGTCGAAGTGCGGACGGTGTTCAAGTTCTGCCATGTGCTCACCGCCCGACTCGAAGCGGTTGGCTATCTCGGCGTGTTCACCCTCGATACCGGCGCACACGACGAACAGGCCGTAAACACCATCAAACAGGTGTTCGACGGCATGATAGAACTCCGGGAGAGCGACGCCGGCATCGAGATGCGCGTGGTTGGACTCGGCGGCAAGCGCACGAAGTGGACGGCGTACGAACCCAATCACTCTTAG
- a CDS encoding response regulator, whose translation MGDEDRPVILVVEDEADVAETYEIWLSGKYDVTVAQNGREALAAITEAVDVVLLDRMMPGLSGDEVLSTIRERDLNCRVAMVTAVEPDFDIIDMGFDAYLSKPVSKAQLHDTVDSLVERATYSALLQEYYALAETKAALMTGKRIEKLEQNDAYNELEAKLADVKARLNETQGGFTDETSFISALRDLGGTNGDQS comes from the coding sequence ATGGGTGACGAAGATAGGCCAGTCATTCTCGTTGTCGAAGACGAAGCTGACGTGGCAGAAACGTACGAGATTTGGCTCAGTGGCAAGTACGACGTAACCGTGGCACAAAACGGTCGTGAAGCGCTTGCAGCTATCACCGAAGCGGTTGATGTCGTCCTCTTAGACCGGATGATGCCGGGGCTTTCCGGAGACGAGGTACTCTCGACTATCCGTGAACGCGACCTCAACTGTCGCGTGGCGATGGTGACCGCCGTAGAGCCGGATTTCGACATCATCGATATGGGATTCGACGCCTATCTCAGCAAGCCAGTAAGCAAAGCCCAGTTGCACGACACCGTCGATAGTCTTGTAGAGCGGGCGACCTACTCTGCGCTCTTACAGGAATACTACGCGCTCGCAGAGACGAAAGCGGCACTGATGACCGGGAAGCGTATCGAGAAACTCGAACAAAACGACGCATACAACGAACTCGAAGCCAAGCTAGCGGACGTGAAAGCACGGTTGAATGAAACGCAGGGTGGTTTCACGGACGAGACGTCGTTCATCAGCGCACTTCGGGATTTGGGGGGTACGAATGGAGACCAATCGTAA
- a CDS encoding ATP-dependent DNA helicase, with amino-acid sequence MSDQPGVAEVDDADWRDYFGFDTPYDQQAKVIERTIRTAKGKGYFVFEGPCGTGKTMAALTAASYLIRETDLYDRVVVVTPVKQQLAQFVADMRALNDGRDDPLSAVALDSKGDLCPYEREGIFPGDASVHDRCEDLRDHTSSLVKLNDGEKGGLPKESAIPGVREDAEKWWDPARAEKLAAAARQDAETWQSLNTATLETAGAKSPYPTHQPTAPDEVLDTDTGNGPLYCPFEADWYARDKGSPVGFEHGENGVVTISELLPQSVEHGTCPHRVMQVLLGNAEVVIGNYMHLFDGQTRVLTDAILDENTFVIVDEAHRVEERVRDILSDRVGLHSLRRARGDLQMLTKHASKTREHKMEVNEALGTYEVSLDHVHRAIEFYNAVMDWMDERITAHLDQEFDDWHRLIQYDEFPEEDIEIPLRPPESEEIDALSTWAKAEGYGERLWQAMGPLGVAVDAVLEEIEPNRSTVCGAVGTLMTNWWENSRATYFRELVLEYSPKELGETANVWERAFTPALTMYNCLPSAECREIFNTVGGGVLMSATLEPLSVFTEVVGLADFDPERPVDAHTFDLRFPPENRATWGVDLTPFTARNRGSPTAGEDNAVREEYAYALRELARSPGNVLICMPNYREATWAASRLREEVSKPVLVDESSSNEDTEALKQTFFDGGEKVLVTSTRGTLTEGVDYDGDKLATCAVVGVPLVNTRSPRVRAVRFAYAEAFGSENAFTYALTVPAVRRTRQALGRVIRGPDERGVRALIDQRYCETTRRDDVRACLSAEERTEQVRMTPMFLSAQIEQFWNNVGDS; translated from the coding sequence ATGAGTGACCAGCCGGGGGTGGCAGAAGTTGACGACGCAGACTGGCGCGACTACTTCGGCTTCGACACCCCCTACGACCAGCAGGCGAAGGTCATAGAGCGCACCATCCGGACGGCAAAGGGGAAGGGCTACTTCGTCTTCGAAGGCCCGTGTGGCACGGGCAAGACCATGGCCGCGCTCACCGCCGCGTCGTATCTCATCCGCGAAACAGACCTCTACGACCGCGTGGTCGTCGTCACGCCGGTCAAACAGCAACTCGCGCAGTTCGTTGCCGACATGCGCGCGCTCAACGACGGCCGCGACGACCCGCTTTCTGCGGTCGCCCTCGACAGCAAGGGTGACCTCTGTCCCTACGAGCGCGAAGGAATCTTCCCCGGCGATGCGAGCGTCCACGACCGATGTGAAGACTTGAGAGACCACACCAGTTCGCTCGTGAAACTCAACGACGGCGAAAAGGGCGGCCTCCCGAAAGAGAGCGCCATCCCGGGCGTGCGCGAGGACGCAGAGAAGTGGTGGGACCCCGCCCGCGCAGAGAAGCTCGCCGCCGCGGCGAGACAGGACGCAGAAACGTGGCAATCGCTCAACACAGCCACGCTCGAAACGGCCGGAGCCAAATCGCCGTATCCGACCCACCAGCCAACCGCGCCCGACGAGGTGCTCGATACCGACACCGGCAACGGCCCACTCTACTGTCCGTTCGAGGCCGACTGGTACGCCCGCGACAAAGGGTCGCCCGTCGGCTTCGAGCACGGCGAAAACGGCGTCGTAACCATCTCAGAACTCCTGCCCCAGTCGGTCGAACACGGCACCTGTCCCCACCGCGTGATGCAAGTGCTTCTCGGGAACGCAGAGGTCGTCATCGGGAACTACATGCACCTGTTCGACGGCCAGACGCGGGTGCTCACCGACGCCATTTTGGACGAGAACACGTTCGTCATCGTGGACGAGGCCCACCGCGTCGAAGAGCGCGTTAGAGACATCCTTTCTGACCGCGTTGGCCTCCACTCGCTGCGACGGGCGCGCGGCGATTTGCAGATGCTCACCAAACACGCGAGCAAGACGCGCGAGCACAAAATGGAGGTGAACGAAGCCCTCGGGACCTACGAGGTATCCTTAGACCACGTTCACCGCGCCATCGAGTTTTATAACGCCGTCATGGACTGGATGGACGAGCGCATCACCGCCCATCTCGACCAAGAATTCGACGACTGGCACCGGTTGATTCAGTACGACGAGTTCCCCGAAGAAGACATCGAGATTCCGCTCAGACCGCCCGAAAGCGAGGAGATAGACGCCCTCTCGACGTGGGCCAAAGCGGAGGGGTACGGAGAACGCCTCTGGCAGGCGATGGGGCCACTCGGCGTGGCCGTCGATGCCGTCCTCGAAGAAATCGAGCCAAACCGGAGCACGGTCTGCGGTGCGGTTGGCACGCTCATGACCAACTGGTGGGAGAACAGTCGAGCCACCTATTTCCGCGAACTCGTACTCGAATACTCGCCAAAGGAACTCGGCGAGACGGCGAACGTCTGGGAACGGGCGTTCACGCCCGCGCTCACCATGTACAACTGTCTCCCGTCGGCAGAGTGCCGAGAGATATTCAACACCGTCGGCGGCGGCGTGCTGATGAGCGCGACGCTCGAACCGCTCTCCGTATTTACCGAGGTGGTTGGCCTCGCTGACTTCGACCCCGAGCGGCCGGTCGATGCCCACACCTTCGACTTGCGCTTCCCACCCGAAAACCGTGCGACGTGGGGCGTCGACCTGACGCCCTTTACCGCGCGAAATCGCGGGTCGCCAACCGCAGGCGAGGACAACGCAGTGCGCGAAGAGTACGCCTACGCGCTGCGCGAACTCGCCCGCAGTCCCGGGAACGTCCTCATCTGTATGCCGAACTACCGGGAAGCGACGTGGGCGGCAAGCCGGCTGCGTGAGGAGGTCTCAAAGCCAGTGCTCGTGGACGAAAGCTCCTCGAACGAGGACACAGAGGCGCTCAAACAGACCTTCTTCGATGGCGGCGAGAAGGTGCTCGTGACGAGCACGCGGGGAACACTCACCGAAGGTGTCGATTACGACGGCGACAAACTCGCCACCTGCGCGGTCGTGGGCGTCCCGCTCGTGAACACGCGCTCACCCCGGGTTCGAGCGGTTCGCTTCGCCTACGCGGAGGCCTTCGGCTCGGAGAATGCCTTCACCTATGCGCTTACGGTTCCGGCGGTTCGTCGGACGCGCCAGGCGCTCGGTCGCGTGATTCGTGGCCCGGACGAACGTGGCGTGCGTGCGCTTATCGACCAGCGGTACTGTGAGACGACGAGACGCGATGACGTTCGTGCGTGTCTGTCTGCAGAAGAGCGCACTGAACAGGTACGAATGACCCCGATGTTCCTGTCCGCGCAGATTGAACAATTTTGGAACAACGTGGGAGATTCGTGA